In Azospirillaceae bacterium, a genomic segment contains:
- a CDS encoding cupin domain-containing protein produces the protein MPPTPVRFADKFALFTEQWRPKVVAEMNDYQFKLSRLQGDFLWHAHADTDETFIVLEGELRLDFRDGSITLAAGEMAVVPKGVEHKPSSVAEVKLLLIEPRGVVNTGDAAAAAGDRTAENDVWV, from the coding sequence ATGCCGCCTACCCCCGTCCGCTTCGCCGACAAGTTCGCCCTGTTCACCGAGCAGTGGCGGCCCAAGGTGGTGGCGGAGATGAACGACTATCAGTTCAAGCTGTCGCGGTTGCAGGGCGACTTCCTCTGGCACGCCCACGCCGACACGGATGAAACCTTCATCGTGCTGGAGGGCGAACTGCGCCTGGATTTCCGCGACGGTTCCATCACCCTGGCCGCCGGCGAAATGGCGGTGGTGCCCAAGGGTGTGGAGCACAAGCCGTCCTCCGTGGCCGAAGTGAAGCTGCTGTTGATTGAGCCGCGCGGGGTGGTCAACACCGGCGATGCCGCCGCCGCCGCCGGCGACCGCACCGCGGAGAACGACGTGTGGGTTTAG
- the typA gene encoding translational GTPase TypA, which translates to MNMRNIAIIAHVDHGKTTLVDVLLRQSGSFRDNQQVAERAMDSNDLERERGITILAKCTSVLWEGTRINIVDTPGHADFGGEVERILSMVDGVILLCDAAEGPLPQTKFVLGKSLKLGMRPIVVINKVDRSDARPDEVHSEVFDLFAALDATDEQLDFPTLFASGRNGWAAESLDAPREDMRPLFELVLRHVPAPKVDLDAPFTMLATTLEANPYLGRLLTGRIQTGTARANMAIKSLSADGKLIEQGRISKLLAFRGLERVGVEEAQAGDIVAIAGLTKTTVADTICEPAVTEPLAAQPIDPPTLAMTFSVNDSPLAGREGDKVTSRMIRDRLMREAEGNVALRVRETTNADAFEVAGRGELQLGILIENMRREGYELSISRPRVLLKTDENGQRLEPIEEVVVDVDEEFSGAVVQKISERKGDMLEMRPSGGGKVRLVFHVPSRGLIGYQSEFLTDTRGTGLMNRLYHGYAPYKGPIQGRRNGVLISNGEGEAVAYALWNLEDRGPMMIEPGAKVYQGMIIGEHSRGNDLEVNVLKGKQLTNIRAAGKDEAVRLTTPMDMSLEKALAYIEDEELVEVTPKSIRLRKRLLDPTDRKRAQKQSEAG; encoded by the coding sequence ATGAATATGCGTAACATCGCCATCATCGCGCACGTCGACCACGGCAAAACCACGCTGGTGGACGTGCTGCTGCGCCAGTCCGGTTCGTTCCGCGACAATCAGCAGGTCGCTGAACGCGCGATGGACAGCAACGACCTGGAACGCGAGCGCGGCATCACCATCCTGGCCAAGTGCACCAGCGTCCTGTGGGAAGGTACCCGCATCAACATCGTCGACACCCCCGGCCACGCCGACTTCGGCGGCGAGGTGGAGCGTATCCTGAGCATGGTCGACGGCGTCATCCTGCTGTGCGACGCGGCCGAGGGCCCGCTGCCCCAGACCAAGTTCGTGCTGGGCAAGTCGCTGAAGCTGGGCATGCGCCCCATCGTCGTCATCAACAAGGTGGACCGTTCCGACGCCCGCCCGGACGAAGTCCACAGCGAGGTGTTCGACCTGTTCGCCGCCCTGGACGCCACGGACGAGCAGCTGGACTTCCCCACCCTGTTCGCCTCGGGCCGCAACGGCTGGGCGGCGGAAAGCCTGGACGCCCCGCGTGAGGACATGCGCCCGCTGTTCGAACTGGTGCTGCGCCACGTGCCGGCCCCCAAGGTCGACCTCGACGCCCCCTTCACCATGCTGGCTACCACGCTGGAAGCCAACCCCTACCTGGGCCGCCTGCTGACGGGCCGCATCCAGACCGGCACCGCCCGCGCCAACATGGCCATCAAGTCGCTGAGCGCCGACGGCAAGCTGATCGAACAGGGCCGCATCTCCAAGCTGCTGGCCTTCCGCGGGCTGGAGCGCGTGGGCGTGGAAGAGGCGCAGGCGGGTGACATCGTCGCCATCGCCGGCCTGACCAAGACCACCGTCGCCGACACCATCTGCGAGCCGGCGGTGACCGAGCCCCTGGCCGCCCAGCCGATCGACCCGCCGACCCTGGCCATGACCTTCAGCGTCAACGACAGCCCGCTGGCGGGCCGCGAGGGCGACAAGGTCACCAGCCGCATGATCCGCGACCGCCTGATGCGCGAGGCCGAGGGCAACGTCGCCCTGCGCGTGCGCGAAACCACGAACGCCGACGCGTTCGAGGTGGCCGGCCGTGGCGAACTGCAGCTGGGCATCCTGATCGAAAACATGCGCCGCGAAGGCTATGAGCTGTCGATCTCCCGTCCGCGCGTGCTGCTGAAGACGGATGAGAACGGCCAGCGCCTGGAGCCGATCGAGGAAGTGGTCGTCGATGTGGACGAGGAATTCTCCGGCGCCGTGGTGCAGAAGATTTCCGAGCGCAAGGGCGACATGCTGGAGATGCGTCCGTCCGGCGGCGGCAAGGTGCGTCTGGTGTTCCACGTGCCGTCGCGCGGCCTGATCGGGTACCAGAGCGAATTCCTGACCGACACCCGCGGCACCGGCCTGATGAACCGCCTGTACCACGGCTACGCCCCGTACAAGGGTCCCATCCAGGGCCGCCGCAACGGCGTGCTGATCTCCAACGGCGAGGGTGAGGCCGTGGCCTACGCCCTGTGGAACCTGGAAGACCGCGGCCCCATGATGATCGAGCCGGGCGCCAAGGTGTACCAGGGCATGATCATCGGTGAGCACAGCCGGGGCAACGACCTGGAAGTGAACGTCCTGAAGGGCAAGCAGCTGACCAACATCCGCGCCGCCGGCAAGGATGAGGCCGTGCGCCTGACCACGCCGATGGACATGTCCCTGGAAAAGGCCCTGGCCTACATCGAGGACGAGGAACTGGTGGAAGTGACGCCGAAGTCCATCCGCCTGCGCAAGCGCCTGCTGGACCCGACCGACCGCAAGCGCGCCCAGAAGCAGTCCGAAGCCGGCTGA
- a CDS encoding TetR/AcrR family transcriptional regulator gives MARPKSEDKHNAILAAATQVVAEQGVGAPTARIAKLAGIAEGTLFTYFPTKDDLLNQLYLTIKGGLRAEMMTAYPGDAPLRDRAHHVWNAFVDWGVRVPAQRRAMAQLMVSDRLTPQTRVEGSAGFARLDQLVLDGVAQGTLRDQPPGFAAAMLTAMAEATMDFILREPAAAERYRTAGFDAFWNAISR, from the coding sequence ATGGCCCGGCCCAAAAGCGAAGACAAGCACAACGCCATCCTGGCGGCCGCCACCCAGGTGGTGGCGGAGCAGGGGGTGGGCGCGCCCACGGCCCGCATCGCCAAGCTGGCCGGCATCGCGGAGGGCACGCTGTTCACCTATTTCCCCACCAAGGACGACCTGCTGAACCAGCTGTACCTGACGATCAAGGGTGGATTGCGGGCGGAGATGATGACGGCCTACCCGGGCGACGCGCCCTTGCGCGACCGCGCCCACCATGTCTGGAACGCCTTCGTCGATTGGGGTGTGCGCGTCCCCGCCCAGCGCCGCGCCATGGCCCAGTTGATGGTGTCGGACCGGCTGACACCCCAGACGCGGGTCGAGGGCAGCGCCGGCTTCGCCCGTCTCGATCAGTTGGTGCTGGACGGCGTCGCCCAGGGCACCCTGCGCGACCAGCCGCCCGGCTTCGCCGCCGCCATGCTGACCGCCATGGCCGAAGCCACCATGGATTTCATCCTGCGGGAGCCCGCCGCCGCTGAGCGCTATCGCACCGCCGGCTTCGACGCCTTCTGGAACGCCATTTCCCGCTGA
- a CDS encoding SDR family NAD(P)-dependent oxidoreductase, whose translation MSPTNTSKVWLVTGSAAGLGRAVAEAVLAAGHQLVATARRPAELADLADKYGPRVRIAALDVTDAAAATDAVSLAVNAFGRLDVVVNNAGYGETAPFEQMDPGRFRDQIETNLFGVVNVTRAAIPVMRAQRTGHILQISSVGGRVGTPGLSAYQAAKWAVGGLTEVLAMELAPFGIQLCALEPGGMRTGWGQRARQAVPDLLPDYQPTVGAMLEMLRDYIGNEAGDPAKVAQVILRLADHPVLPTHLLLGGDALHFFGLVDAKRVEDAKAWEAVSRSTDVAHAGPIPPLPETAGPVALSLPD comes from the coding sequence ATGAGCCCGACAAACACATCGAAGGTCTGGCTGGTCACCGGCAGCGCCGCCGGGCTGGGCCGCGCGGTGGCGGAGGCGGTGCTGGCCGCCGGGCATCAATTGGTCGCCACCGCCCGCCGGCCGGCGGAATTGGCCGACCTGGCCGACAAGTACGGCCCCCGGGTGCGCATCGCGGCCCTGGACGTGACGGACGCCGCCGCCGCGACGGACGCGGTGTCCCTGGCGGTGAACGCCTTCGGCCGGTTGGACGTGGTGGTGAACAACGCCGGCTATGGTGAGACGGCCCCGTTCGAGCAGATGGATCCGGGGCGATTCCGCGACCAGATCGAAACCAACCTGTTCGGCGTGGTCAACGTCACCCGCGCCGCCATCCCGGTGATGCGGGCCCAGCGCACCGGGCATATCCTGCAAATCTCCTCCGTCGGCGGCCGGGTGGGCACGCCGGGCCTCAGCGCCTATCAGGCGGCCAAATGGGCGGTGGGCGGCCTGACGGAGGTGCTGGCCATGGAACTGGCACCGTTCGGCATCCAGCTTTGCGCCCTGGAGCCCGGCGGCATGCGCACCGGCTGGGGCCAGCGGGCGCGGCAGGCCGTCCCCGACCTGCTGCCCGACTACCAGCCCACGGTGGGCGCCATGCTGGAGATGCTGCGCGACTACATCGGCAATGAGGCCGGCGACCCCGCCAAGGTGGCGCAGGTGATCCTGAGGCTGGCCGACCACCCGGTGCTACCCACCCACCTGCTGCTGGGTGGCGACGCCCTGCATTTCTTCGGGCTGGTCGATGCCAAGCGGGTGGAAGACGCGAAGGCCTGGGAAGCCGTCAGCCGGTCCACCGATGTGGCCCACGCCGGCCCCATCCCACCCTTGCCGGAAACGGCCGGGCCGGTGGCGCTCAGCCTGCCGGATTGA
- a CDS encoding autotransporter assembly complex protein TamA — MNRRRPPTRWISHTAPGVAADDALMDVLRSASSLITLQNDPPSSLLGLEKRIDNDYDKLAAALRSEGYFDGSVMVKVDGDAKPVAVVIEVTPGQRYTISKITLAQADGGPPPGGPLDLAKLKIKAGDPARGPTIRDAEAAVAPLLATRGYARAKVSQRDLAVDVAAHTMSVAFTVDPGPLIRFGPTTFTGLGRLDPDVANGRIPWKPGDVYDPAKVDTARNKLTDLGVFSQVRVVLDDSEGTAQPDGSREVPVLGQMQERERHFITTGLTYGTTDGAAATATWGDRNFLGGAEALTVTGSIGGIGRDKYRDSDGLDYSLGTTLKKPDFLQTDNILNLSAVAVSEHPEAYSRDALTLGAILQHPLTPHLMGSAGVTLEQSSIRQDLTGDGTITTTNNTLVGVPVTLNFDNTDNLLNPTRGYRWNAGVTPYFSPFGDSGTFIIGKAGGSGYWALDDAKDYVLAARLNMGAVYGGTLAAVPADKRFFAGGGGSVRGYAYQKVGPLDSSNDPTGGRSLVETSFEMRIRLTDSIGLVPFIDGGNAYESAYPDLSQGLRWGAGLGVRYFTSFGPLRLDVGVPLDRRSGDSMWQLYVSIGQSF; from the coding sequence ATGAACCGCCGCCGGCCACCTACAAGGTGGATTTCCCATACCGCACCGGGCGTCGCGGCCGACGACGCCCTGATGGACGTGCTGCGCAGCGCGTCGTCGCTGATCACCCTGCAGAACGACCCGCCCTCCTCCCTGCTGGGGTTGGAGAAGCGCATCGACAACGATTACGACAAGCTGGCGGCGGCGCTGCGGTCGGAGGGGTATTTCGACGGCAGCGTCATGGTGAAGGTGGACGGCGATGCCAAGCCGGTGGCCGTGGTCATCGAGGTGACGCCCGGCCAGCGCTACACCATTTCCAAGATCACGCTGGCGCAGGCCGATGGCGGCCCGCCGCCGGGCGGCCCGCTGGACCTGGCCAAGCTGAAGATCAAGGCGGGCGACCCGGCGCGCGGCCCCACCATCCGCGACGCGGAAGCGGCGGTGGCACCGCTGCTGGCCACACGCGGCTATGCCCGGGCCAAGGTGTCGCAGCGCGACCTGGCGGTGGATGTGGCCGCCCATACCATGAGCGTGGCCTTCACGGTCGATCCCGGCCCCCTGATCCGGTTCGGCCCCACCACCTTCACCGGGCTGGGCCGGCTGGATCCCGACGTCGCCAACGGCCGCATCCCGTGGAAGCCGGGTGATGTCTATGATCCCGCCAAGGTGGACACCGCCCGCAACAAGCTGACCGACCTGGGCGTGTTCTCGCAGGTGCGCGTGGTGCTGGACGACAGCGAAGGCACGGCCCAGCCCGACGGATCGCGCGAGGTGCCCGTGCTGGGCCAGATGCAGGAGCGAGAACGCCACTTCATCACCACCGGCCTGACCTACGGCACCACCGACGGGGCCGCCGCCACCGCCACCTGGGGCGACCGCAACTTCCTGGGCGGGGCCGAGGCCTTGACCGTCACCGGGTCGATCGGCGGCATCGGCCGCGACAAGTACCGGGATTCCGACGGGCTGGACTACAGCCTGGGCACCACCCTGAAGAAACCGGACTTCCTCCAGACCGACAACATCCTGAACCTGTCGGCGGTAGCGGTGTCGGAACATCCGGAGGCCTATTCGCGTGACGCCCTGACCCTGGGCGCCATCCTGCAGCATCCGCTGACGCCCCACCTGATGGGCAGCGCCGGCGTGACCCTGGAACAGTCGTCCATCCGCCAGGACCTGACCGGCGACGGCACCATCACCACCACCAACAACACCCTGGTGGGCGTGCCGGTGACGCTGAACTTCGACAACACCGACAACCTGCTGAACCCGACCAGGGGCTATCGCTGGAACGCCGGGGTGACACCCTATTTCAGCCCCTTCGGCGACAGCGGCACCTTCATCATCGGCAAGGCGGGCGGCAGCGGCTATTGGGCGCTGGACGACGCCAAGGATTATGTCCTGGCCGCCCGCCTGAACATGGGCGCCGTCTATGGCGGCACCCTGGCGGCGGTGCCGGCGGACAAGCGCTTCTTCGCCGGCGGTGGCGGGTCGGTGCGCGGCTACGCCTATCAGAAGGTGGGCCCGCTGGACAGCAGCAACGACCCCACGGGCGGCCGTTCGCTGGTGGAAACCAGCTTCGAGATGCGCATCCGCCTGACCGACAGCATCGGCCTGGTACCCTTCATCGACGGCGGCAACGCCTATGAAAGCGCCTATCCGGATTTGAGCCAGGGCCTGCGCTGGGGTGCGGGCCTGGGCGTGCGTTACTTCACCTCCTTCGGTCCTTTGCGCCTGGACGTGGGCGTGCCGCTTGATCGCCGCAGCGGCGACAGCATGTGGCAGCTGTACGTCAGCATCGGCCAATCCTTCTGA
- a CDS encoding translocation/assembly module TamB domain-containing protein, giving the protein MSDTPPPVPGKASPSRSLGHHVLSVGHVAAFAILGIIAGLAAAVGIGLTWVGTGSGSAYATRQAEANVPGLTVEGLSGLPFHPRATRVTMADPATGKPWLVVEEVALDWRLMPLTHREVAVDLLSAKRLWVDQPPAAAPAPPDDKVAASTNPLALPVSISLARLDLPRIELTPGLAGGGGAALSTGGTLKLGPNLDGDSHLTLTQLDGGNAHGQLSARFTAPGLTTPGSLTLELQGQEEAGGLVARLAGHPELGPLDLSLKGSGPLDQFQAHLEMKETAPAGTSAVALTADVGLARPKGQAKRLTLALKAAPGRLLPANLAPLAGEAATLQTAATLADDGTITLESLSLAAAAGRLTAQGTLKDKVGDLTLQLVPTAPDSLAPAVPGLEIAKLDAVLHTTDPNGGKVGAKKARAVTADLTVEGAGYNNAHIRHLTATAKVQEDGTRLMLDLASKLQELSAPGLPPAMSDHADLAVTGALDRATGDIQVDRLDLSGDTGRLSGSGTAQAWGRQAKGTVSLTDGDLATLMALAGVGGPDSPPPKPGEEIRGHVAATVQATVVDGIADGTISVRASDLRTGQPTEDALLAGRAEIDGRVRASLDAKDVSVDPLTLRTGAVELAGTVTLKNDTLTADLKGSGKVADNPASLAAHIVKTGPRLTVRDLAAALGPNHLEGALEANLDTKVATGKLAATFPDLSSLGGLAGTRLAGRAKADIILGTSAPGPTRQVKARKGQPAPPPPKTGPGQAVDLKVALDDLVVEDQRIHGITLSGRIDDVLGTPRPNVTLAADGIEAGQILVNKVNAAWRGTLGEGDLTLALDGTAGVNSVGRRRSFQVQAAGHLTQPTSPKAPMLARLDQLDGQLDRTTLKLAAPATVSIAKGAISVKGVDLALGTGRIRADASLDGKAVTAQVQATALPLSLAALADPAMTLAGTLDAKVTASGTADNPTADATVSIHGLSMQELAITFDSSATAAATPGTATAAADAPPPVATSVANNPANATGADTTPVKKKPLEVKNSTDRRLNADATLTAAWHGGRVHATLDAQTADGAVDVKAESDTPLRLNPDTLSPIMEGSVTAKITGRTELSRYNDFLAASAQRMGGNVTADLAVAGTIADPQVTGTVDLVKAKYENGGTGTQITDLNAHLVGDARGLAIQTFHGSTADGGAVDLTGRVNLAEAGAAEKAPVLDLHATTKNARLLRTDPITAWVDSDLTLKGPMTKPDLDGTVRLRETWVGLPDKPPADVADLPVRYVNGKPRQPQMQTGPAGKGMVVHLKVDIKATNRIYVKGRGLDAEFAADMQARGTSQDPQLTGRVTLVKGDFSAQGQTFTLTKSDITFTGDSDPVLDITASSTKADFTAILNITGRLSKPTVALTSDPAAPQDEVLSRLLFDRPISQISALEALQLAQGVAQLSGVLGSGPGIMDDVKHSLGVDRLEFSSAAVGSSGLGTVSAGRYINSRTYIGVSQSIGSSETSVTLEYALTSRLRLNGAVGSTDDTVGVKYQWDY; this is encoded by the coding sequence ATGTCCGATACACCACCCCCTGTGCCCGGCAAGGCGTCCCCCTCCCGTTCCCTGGGACACCATGTGCTGAGTGTGGGCCATGTCGCGGCGTTCGCCATCCTGGGCATCATCGCGGGATTGGCCGCCGCCGTCGGCATCGGCCTGACGTGGGTGGGCACCGGTTCGGGCAGCGCCTACGCCACCCGCCAGGCGGAGGCCAACGTGCCCGGCCTGACGGTGGAGGGGCTGTCCGGCCTGCCCTTCCACCCCCGCGCCACCCGCGTGACCATGGCCGATCCGGCGACGGGCAAGCCCTGGCTGGTGGTGGAAGAGGTGGCGCTGGACTGGCGCCTGATGCCCCTGACCCACCGTGAAGTGGCGGTGGACCTGTTGAGCGCCAAGCGGCTGTGGGTGGACCAGCCGCCGGCCGCAGCCCCGGCCCCGCCGGACGACAAGGTGGCGGCCAGCACCAACCCGCTGGCGCTGCCGGTCAGCATCAGCCTGGCCCGCCTGGACCTGCCGCGCATCGAACTGACACCCGGCCTGGCCGGCGGCGGCGGGGCGGCCCTGTCCACCGGCGGCACCTTGAAGCTGGGCCCCAACCTGGACGGCGACAGCCACCTGACCCTGACGCAGCTGGATGGCGGCAATGCCCATGGCCAGCTGAGCGCGCGCTTCACCGCCCCCGGCCTGACCACGCCCGGCAGCCTGACCCTGGAGTTGCAGGGGCAGGAGGAGGCGGGCGGCCTGGTGGCCCGCCTGGCCGGCCACCCGGAACTGGGCCCGCTGGACCTGTCGCTGAAAGGCAGCGGCCCGCTGGACCAGTTCCAGGCGCACCTGGAGATGAAAGAGACGGCGCCGGCCGGAACCAGCGCCGTGGCCCTGACCGCCGACGTCGGCCTGGCGCGGCCCAAGGGCCAGGCCAAGCGCCTGACCCTGGCGCTGAAGGCCGCCCCCGGCCGCCTGCTGCCGGCCAACCTGGCGCCCCTGGCGGGGGAGGCCGCGACCCTGCAGACCGCCGCCACCCTGGCGGACGACGGCACCATCACCCTGGAAAGCCTGTCTCTGGCCGCCGCCGCCGGCCGCCTGACGGCCCAGGGCACCCTGAAGGACAAGGTCGGCGACCTGACCCTGCAACTGGTGCCCACGGCACCCGATTCCCTGGCCCCGGCCGTGCCGGGCCTGGAGATCGCCAAGCTGGACGCCGTGCTGCACACCACCGACCCCAACGGCGGCAAGGTGGGGGCGAAGAAGGCGCGCGCCGTCACCGCCGACCTGACGGTGGAGGGGGCGGGCTACAACAACGCCCATATCCGCCACCTGACCGCCACCGCCAAGGTGCAGGAGGACGGCACCCGCCTGATGCTGGACCTGGCGTCCAAGCTGCAGGAATTGAGCGCGCCGGGCCTGCCGCCAGCCATGAGCGACCACGCCGACCTGGCCGTCACCGGCGCCCTGGATCGCGCCACCGGCGACATCCAGGTGGACCGGCTGGACCTGTCGGGCGACACCGGCCGCCTCAGCGGCAGCGGCACCGCCCAGGCCTGGGGCCGGCAGGCCAAGGGCACGGTCAGCCTGACGGACGGCGACCTGGCGACCCTGATGGCGCTGGCCGGCGTGGGCGGCCCGGATTCGCCCCCCCCTAAGCCGGGCGAGGAAATCCGGGGTCACGTGGCGGCGACGGTGCAGGCCACGGTGGTGGACGGCATCGCCGACGGCACCATCAGCGTCCGCGCCAGCGACCTGCGCACCGGCCAGCCGACGGAGGACGCGCTGCTGGCCGGCCGGGCGGAGATCGACGGCCGCGTGCGCGCCAGCCTGGACGCCAAGGACGTGTCGGTCGATCCCCTGACCCTGCGCACCGGGGCGGTGGAACTGGCCGGCACCGTCACCCTGAAGAACGACACCCTGACCGCCGACCTGAAGGGCAGCGGCAAGGTAGCGGACAACCCCGCCAGCCTGGCCGCCCACATCGTCAAGACGGGCCCCCGCCTGACGGTGCGCGACCTAGCCGCCGCCTTGGGCCCCAACCATCTGGAAGGCGCGCTGGAGGCCAACCTCGACACCAAGGTCGCCACCGGCAAGCTGGCCGCCACCTTCCCCGACCTGTCCAGCCTGGGCGGCCTGGCCGGCACCCGCCTGGCCGGCCGCGCCAAGGCCGACATAATCCTGGGCACCTCTGCCCCCGGCCCCACACGCCAGGTCAAGGCCAGGAAGGGGCAGCCGGCACCGCCGCCACCCAAGACCGGGCCGGGCCAGGCGGTGGACCTGAAGGTCGCGCTGGACGATCTGGTGGTGGAAGACCAGCGCATCCATGGCATCACCTTGAGCGGCCGCATCGACGACGTGCTGGGCACGCCCCGCCCCAACGTCACCCTGGCCGCCGACGGCATCGAGGCCGGGCAGATCCTGGTCAACAAGGTCAACGCCGCCTGGCGCGGCACCCTGGGCGAGGGCGATCTGACCCTGGCGCTGGACGGTACCGCCGGCGTCAACAGCGTGGGCCGCCGCCGGTCCTTCCAGGTGCAGGCGGCCGGCCACCTGACCCAGCCCACGTCGCCCAAGGCCCCCATGCTGGCCCGCCTGGACCAGCTGGACGGCCAGCTGGACCGGACGACGTTGAAGTTGGCGGCGCCGGCCACCGTCAGCATCGCCAAGGGCGCCATTTCGGTGAAGGGCGTGGACCTGGCGCTGGGCACCGGCCGCATCCGCGCCGACGCGTCGCTGGACGGCAAGGCGGTGACGGCCCAGGTGCAGGCGACCGCCCTGCCCCTGTCGCTGGCAGCCCTGGCCGACCCGGCCATGACCCTGGCCGGCACGCTGGACGCCAAGGTGACGGCCAGCGGCACGGCGGACAACCCCACCGCCGACGCCACGGTCAGCATCCACGGCCTGTCCATGCAGGAATTGGCCATCACCTTCGATTCGTCGGCGACGGCCGCGGCCACGCCCGGCACCGCCACGGCGGCGGCGGACGCCCCACCGCCGGTCGCCACATCGGTCGCCAACAACCCGGCCAACGCCACCGGCGCCGACACCACGCCGGTGAAGAAAAAGCCGCTGGAGGTGAAGAACAGCACCGACCGCCGCCTGAACGCCGACGCCACCCTGACCGCCGCCTGGCATGGCGGCCGGGTGCACGCCACGCTGGACGCGCAGACGGCCGACGGGGCCGTGGATGTGAAGGCGGAATCCGACACGCCCCTGCGCCTGAACCCCGACACCCTGTCCCCCATCATGGAAGGGTCGGTCACCGCCAAGATCACCGGCCGGACGGAGCTGTCGCGCTACAACGACTTCCTGGCGGCGTCGGCCCAGCGCATGGGCGGCAATGTCACCGCCGACCTGGCGGTGGCCGGCACCATCGCCGACCCGCAGGTCACCGGCACCGTCGATCTGGTCAAGGCGAAGTACGAGAACGGCGGCACCGGCACGCAGATCACCGACCTGAACGCCCACCTGGTGGGCGACGCCCGGGGCCTGGCCATCCAGACCTTCCACGGCAGCACCGCCGACGGCGGTGCCGTGGACCTGACGGGCCGCGTCAACCTGGCGGAGGCGGGGGCGGCGGAAAAGGCGCCGGTGCTGGACCTGCACGCCACCACCAAGAACGCCCGCCTGCTGCGCACCGATCCCATCACCGCCTGGGTGGACAGCGACCTGACGCTGAAGGGCCCCATGACCAAGCCGGACCTGGACGGCACGGTGCGCCTGCGCGAGACCTGGGTCGGCCTGCCCGACAAGCCGCCGGCCGACGTGGCCGACCTGCCCGTGCGCTACGTCAACGGCAAGCCGCGCCAGCCGCAGATGCAGACGGGACCGGCCGGCAAGGGCATGGTCGTGCACCTGAAGGTGGACATCAAGGCGACCAACCGCATCTATGTGAAGGGGCGCGGCCTGGACGCGGAATTCGCCGCCGACATGCAGGCCCGGGGCACCAGCCAGGACCCGCAGCTGACCGGCCGCGTCACCCTGGTGAAGGGCGATTTCTCCGCCCAAGGCCAGACCTTCACCCTGACCAAGAGCGACATCACCTTCACCGGCGACAGCGACCCGGTGCTGGACATCACCGCCTCATCCACCAAGGCGGACTTCACCGCCATCCTGAACATCACCGGGCGGCTGTCCAAGCCCACGGTGGCCCTGACATCCGACCCGGCGGCACCGCAGGACGAGGTGCTGTCCCGCCTGCTGTTCGACCGGCCCATCAGCCAGATCAGCGCGCTGGAGGCCCTGCAACTGGCCCAGGGTGTGGCCCAGCTGTCGGGCGTGCTGGGCAGCGGGCCCGGCATCATGGACGACGTGAAGCACAGCCTGGGCGTGGACCGGCTGGAATTCTCCAGCGCCGCCGTGGGGTCCAGCGGCCTGGGCACGGTCAGCGCCGGCCGCTACATCAACAGCCGCACCTACATCGGCGTCAGCCAGTCCATCGGGTCCAGCGAGACCAGCGTCACCCTGGAATACGCCCTGACCTCCCGCCTGCGCCTGAACGGCGCCGTCGGCAGCACGGACGACACCGTGGGCGTGAAGTACCAGTGGGATTATTGA